The window CGTCCGCCATCTGGAAGGCACCCGGTTCTCCATCGGCGAGCCCGACCGTTCGGTCTCCGTGCGCTGCAGCGAGTTCGGCGAGGCCATGGTGGCCGGCGGACTCAAGTGCCCGGTGGAGCCCGACCTGCGCAACGACATCTGGCTCAAGCTGCTCGGCAACATCTCCTTCAACCCCATCAGCGCCCTGGCCCGCGCGACCATGCGGCAGATGTGTCTGCACGGCGGCACCCGCCGGGTCATCGAGATCATGATGACCGAGACGCTCGCCGTCGCCGAGGCACTCGGCTGCCGGGTGGGCGTCTCCATCGAGCGGCGACTGGCCGGCGCCGAGCGCGTCGGCGACCACCGCACCTCGACGCTCCAGGACCTGGAGCGCGGCAAGCCCCTGGAACTCGACGTGCTGCTCGCGGCCGTCGTGGAACTGGCGGAGATCACCGACGTCCCGGTGCCCACGCTCCGTACCGTCCACGCCATCTCGGACCTGCTCGCACTGAGGACCGCCGCGTGAGGACGTTCACGCCGGCGTTCCACAAGCCGTACGCCAGGACGCCCCTGAGGACTTTGAGGAACGCGGTATGAGAAAGCGCGACCGAACTCCCAAGACGTACAACCGACTTCAGTATCCCCTGGTCCGTGACTCCCGTGACGAGCCGTTCCGGCGCGCCACCTGGGACGAGGCCCTGGAGCGTGCCGCCCGGGGCCTCGGCGCCGCACGCGGCGCGTTCGGCATGTTCTCCTGCGCCCGCGCGACCAACGAGATGAACTACGTGGCACAGAAGTTCGCCCGCGTGGTCATGGGCACCAACAACGTCGACTCCTGCAACAGGACCTGTCACGCGCCCAGCGTGGCGGGCCTGTCGGCGGCCTTCGGCTCGGGCGGCGGGACGTCCTCCTACGGGGAGGTCGAGCACACGGATCTCATCGTGATGTGGGGCTCCAACGCCCGCTTCGCGCACCCGATCTTCTTCCAGCACGTCCTGAAGGGGATCAGGAACGGCGCCCGGATGTACGCGGTCGACCCGCGCCGCACGTCCACGGCGGAGTGGGCCGAGAGCTGGCTCGGGCTGAACGTCGGCACGGACATCCCGATGGCCCACGCGATCGGCCGCGAGATCATCCGGGCGGGGCTCGCGAACGACGCGTTCATCGAGCGGGCGACCACCGGCTTCGAGGAGTACAAGCAGCTCGTCGAGCCGTGGACGCTGTCACTCGCCGAGAAGGTGACGGGCGTACCGGCCGCAGCGATACGGGAGTTGGCGCACGCCTACGCCCGCGCCGAGCGCGCCCAGCTGTGCTGGACGCTCGGCATCACCGAGCACCACAACGGCACGGACAACGTCCGCGCGCTCATCAACCTGACACTGCTGACCGGCCATGTGGGGCGCTTCGGCTCGGGTCTCCAGCCCCTGCGCGGGCAGAACAACGTGCAGGGCGGCGGCGACATGGGCGCCATCCCGAACCGGCTGCCCGGCTTCCAGGACATCCTCGATCCGGACACCCGGCTGAAGTTCGAGTCCGCGTGGGACACCGTCATCCAGCCCCACTACGGGATGAACCTGACGGAGATGTTCGAGGCCATGGAGGAGGGCACGCTCAAGGCCGTCTACTGCATCGGGGAGAACCCGGCGCAGTCGGAGGCCGACAGCGGGCAGGCCGTACGGCGCATGCAGGGCCTCGACTTCCTCGTCGTGCAGGACATCTTCCTGACGAAGACGGCCGAACTGGCGGACGTCGTCCTGCCCGCGACCGCGGGCTGGGCGGAGACCGAGGGCACGACCACCAACAGCGAACGCAGGGTCCAGCGGGTGCGCCGGGCGGTCACCCCGCCCGGCGAGGCCCGCGAGGACATCGACATCATCTGCGACCTGGCCTCCCGGCTCGGCCACGAGTGGAAGTACGCGGACTCCGAATCCGTGTGGAACGAGCTGCGGTCGGTGTCCCCGGACCACTTCGGGATGACGTACGAGCGGCTGGAGGAGCACCAGGGCATCCAGTGGCCGTGCCCGGACCCGGACAAGCTCGAACCGACCTATCTGCACGGCAGGTTGTGGGCAGCCGACCCGGCCGAACGCGGCCGGCTCGCTCCCTTCGGGCTGGTCCAGCACGACCCGCCGGTCGACCTGACCGACGAGGAGTACCCGATCCGGCTGACCACCGGGCGGCGGCTCGACTCGTACAACACCGGGGTGCAGAGCGGCAGTTTCGCCTCGCCGCTGCGGCGCGGCGAGTACGTCGAGCTGTGCCCGGAGGACGCGGAGCGCTACGGCGTGGTGGTCGGCGAGGAGGTCCAGGTGTCCTCGCGGCGTGGCGCGGTGGTGGCGCCGGTGTGGGTCGACACGGCACTGCGGCCCGGCCTCGCCTTCATGACCATGCATTTTCCCGACGAGGTGGACACCAACCAGCTGACGATCGAGGCGAACTGCCCGATCGCGGGGACGGCGGAGTTCAAGGCGTCGGCGATCCGGATCGACAAGCTGCCGGTTGCTCTTCAAGTGAGGTGATGCCAAGTGGACCTGCACTTCGGTGACAGCAAGCCGACGGACGAGGAGCGGGCGGCCATCGACGCGCTGCTCGGTCCTGCGGAGTCTTCGTGGGAGGGCGCCGCCCGTGACGAGATGCGGGCCTCCGACCTCAGGTGGGCACGTGGCGGCCGTGCGGCCCGGGAACGCCGTGACCTGCTGTTGCCGGGGCTGCACGCGGTCAACGACCGGATCGGCTGGATCAGCGAGGGCGCCCTCGACTACCTGTGCAGGCGGCTGACCGTGCCGCCTGCGGAGGCGTACGGGGTCGCCACCTTCTACGCGATGTTCTCGGTGAAGCCGCGCCCCGCGACCGTCCTGCACGTGTGCACGGATCTCGCGTGCGCGGCGGCCGGGGCGTCGGAGCTGTGCGCGGGCGTCGAGGCCCGGCTCGGCCTCGGCAGCGGTGTCGCGGTCGAGCGCAGTCCTTGCCTCGGCCTGTGCGAGCGGGCCCCGGCCGCGCTCGCGGTCAGGGCCGGGGATCCGGTGCGTACGGCGGTGTCGGCGCCCGCGACCGTCGAGCGGGCCGTGCTCGCGGCGAGCGCGCCCGACTCGGCGCCCGAGGAACCGTCCGCCGCCCTGGCGGTCCCGCAGGCCGGGGACCCGGCCCTGATGCTGCTGGGCCGGGTCGGTGTGGTCGATCCGGCGTCGCTCGACGACTACCGGGCGCACGGCGGCTACACGGCCCTGCGGCAGGCCTTCGCGATCGGCCCCGCCGGGGTCATCCGCGAGGTCACCGACGCGGGCCTGGTCGGGCGCGGCGGCGCCGCCTTCCCCACCGGCCGAAAATGGCAGGCCACGGCGTCGCAGCCGGGCCATCCGCACTACCTCGTGTGCAACGCCGACGAGTCCGAGCCCGGCACCTTCAAGGACCGGGTGGTCATGGAGGGCGACCCGTACTCGCTCGTGGAGGCGATGACGATCGCGGGGTACGCGGTCGGGGCGCACAAGGGCTACCTGTATCTGCGCGGCGAGTATCCGCGGGCGCTGGCACGCATGGAACACGCCATCGGGCAGGCCCGCGCGCGCGGGCTGCTCGGGGACGACGTCCTCGGCCAGGGGTACGCCTTCGACATCGAGATCCGGCGCGGCGCGGGCGCGTACATCTGCGGCGAGGAGACGGCCCTCTTCAACTCCATCGAGGGGTACAGGGGCGAGCCGCGGTCGAAACCGCCGTTCCCCGTGGAGAAGGGCCTGTTCGGCAGGCCGACCGCCGAGAACAACGTCGAGACGCTGGTCAACGTCCTGCCGATCCTCACCATCGGGGCCCCGGCGTACGCGGCGATCGGCACCGGCTCCTCCACCGGACCGAAGCTGTTCTGCGTGTCGGGCAGCGTGGAGCGGCCCGGCATCTACGAGCTGCCGTTCGGCGCCACACTCGGCGAGCTGCTGGAGCTGGCGGGCGTGCGCGACCGTCTGCGCGCGGTGCTGCTGGGCGGCGCGGCCGGCGGTTTCGTACGGCCCGACGAGCTGGACATCCCGCTCACCTTCGAGGGCACCCGGGAGGCGGGCACGACGCTCGGCTCCGGGGTCGTGCTGGCCTTCGACGACACCGTGCCGCTGCCCCGTCTGCTGCTGCGGATCGCCGAGTTCTTCCGGGACGAGTCGTGCGGGCAGTGCGTGCCCTGCCGGGTCGGAACCGTCCGCCAGGAGGAGGCCCTGCACCGCATCGTCGGGCGGACCGGCGCGGACGCGGCAGCCGACATCACGCTGTTGCGGGAGGTGGGCCGGGCCATGAAGGACGCCTCGATCTGCGGTCTCGGCCAGACCGCGTGGAACGCCGTGGAATCCGCCATCGACCGCCTGGGGGCGTACGAATGACCGTGACACCGCTGGGGATCCCCCGTCGTCTGCTGGAGTTCACGCTCGACGGTGAGCCCGTGCGGGCACCCGAGGGCGCGACGATTCTCGATGCCTGCCGGTCGGCGGGCAAGGACATCCCGACCCTGTGCCAGGGCGACACGCTGGCGCCCAAGAACGCCTGCCGTGTGTGTGTCGTCGAGGTCGAGGGCGCGCGCACACTCGTCCCGGCCTGCTCCCGCACGGCGGAGGCGGGTATGCAGGTCCGGACGGACACCGAGCGGGCCCGGCACAGCCGGAAGATCGTCCTCGAACTCCTCGCCTCGTCGGTCGACCTGTCGACCACCCCGGAGGTCGCCGGGTGGCTCAAGGAGTACGAGGCCAAGCCCGACCGGTTCGGTCCCGACGCGGCCCGTCTCAACGAGGAGCCGAAGGTCGACAACGACCTGTATGTGCGTGACTACGACAAGTGCATCCTCTGCTACAAGTGCGTGGACGCCTGTGGCGACCAGTGGCA of the Streptomyces aurantiacus genome contains:
- a CDS encoding 2Fe-2S iron-sulfur cluster-binding protein, translating into MTVTPLGIPRRLLEFTLDGEPVRAPEGATILDACRSAGKDIPTLCQGDTLAPKNACRVCVVEVEGARTLVPACSRTAEAGMQVRTDTERARHSRKIVLELLASSVDLSTTPEVAGWLKEYEAKPDRFGPDAARLNEEPKVDNDLYVRDYDKCILCYKCVDACGDQWQNTFAISVVGRGFDARIAVEHDAPLTDSACVYCGNCIEVCPTGALSFKSEFDMRAAGTWDESAQTETTTVCAYCGVGCNLTLHVQDNEIVKVTSPHDNPVTHGNLCIKGRFGYQHVQNRD
- a CDS encoding 2-dehydropantoate 2-reductase, with the protein product MKVAVLGAGAIGAYVGAALHRAGADVHLIARGPHLAAMRQHGVRVLSPRGDFTARAHATDDPAEVGPVDFVFLGLKANSYAACGPLIEPLLHDTTAVIAAQNGIPWWYFHRHGGPHDGHRVESVDPGGAVSAVIAPSRAIGCVVYAATELEGPGVVRHLEGTRFSIGEPDRSVSVRCSEFGEAMVAGGLKCPVEPDLRNDIWLKLLGNISFNPISALARATMRQMCLHGGTRRVIEIMMTETLAVAEALGCRVGVSIERRLAGAERVGDHRTSTLQDLERGKPLELDVLLAAVVELAEITDVPVPTLRTVHAISDLLALRTAA
- a CDS encoding molybdopterin oxidoreductase family protein → MRKRDRTPKTYNRLQYPLVRDSRDEPFRRATWDEALERAARGLGAARGAFGMFSCARATNEMNYVAQKFARVVMGTNNVDSCNRTCHAPSVAGLSAAFGSGGGTSSYGEVEHTDLIVMWGSNARFAHPIFFQHVLKGIRNGARMYAVDPRRTSTAEWAESWLGLNVGTDIPMAHAIGREIIRAGLANDAFIERATTGFEEYKQLVEPWTLSLAEKVTGVPAAAIRELAHAYARAERAQLCWTLGITEHHNGTDNVRALINLTLLTGHVGRFGSGLQPLRGQNNVQGGGDMGAIPNRLPGFQDILDPDTRLKFESAWDTVIQPHYGMNLTEMFEAMEEGTLKAVYCIGENPAQSEADSGQAVRRMQGLDFLVVQDIFLTKTAELADVVLPATAGWAETEGTTTNSERRVQRVRRAVTPPGEAREDIDIICDLASRLGHEWKYADSESVWNELRSVSPDHFGMTYERLEEHQGIQWPCPDPDKLEPTYLHGRLWAADPAERGRLAPFGLVQHDPPVDLTDEEYPIRLTTGRRLDSYNTGVQSGSFASPLRRGEYVELCPEDAERYGVVVGEEVQVSSRRGAVVAPVWVDTALRPGLAFMTMHFPDEVDTNQLTIEANCPIAGTAEFKASAIRIDKLPVALQVR
- a CDS encoding NAD(P)H-dependent oxidoreductase subunit E is translated as MDLHFGDSKPTDEERAAIDALLGPAESSWEGAARDEMRASDLRWARGGRAARERRDLLLPGLHAVNDRIGWISEGALDYLCRRLTVPPAEAYGVATFYAMFSVKPRPATVLHVCTDLACAAAGASELCAGVEARLGLGSGVAVERSPCLGLCERAPAALAVRAGDPVRTAVSAPATVERAVLAASAPDSAPEEPSAALAVPQAGDPALMLLGRVGVVDPASLDDYRAHGGYTALRQAFAIGPAGVIREVTDAGLVGRGGAAFPTGRKWQATASQPGHPHYLVCNADESEPGTFKDRVVMEGDPYSLVEAMTIAGYAVGAHKGYLYLRGEYPRALARMEHAIGQARARGLLGDDVLGQGYAFDIEIRRGAGAYICGEETALFNSIEGYRGEPRSKPPFPVEKGLFGRPTAENNVETLVNVLPILTIGAPAYAAIGTGSSTGPKLFCVSGSVERPGIYELPFGATLGELLELAGVRDRLRAVLLGGAAGGFVRPDELDIPLTFEGTREAGTTLGSGVVLAFDDTVPLPRLLLRIAEFFRDESCGQCVPCRVGTVRQEEALHRIVGRTGADAAADITLLREVGRAMKDASICGLGQTAWNAVESAIDRLGAYE